From a region of the Macadamia integrifolia cultivar HAES 741 unplaced genomic scaffold, SCU_Mint_v3 scaffold2261, whole genome shotgun sequence genome:
- the LOC122066137 gene encoding probable disease resistance RPP8-like protein 4, whose product MGYIEMASLLNKLTEKLLQEADLFHEVKDRVWSLLCMLKRLRPFVMEVHREQSSKMEELMREFVELVHEADDAIDSYVTIKAIRRMENIYASEKDRDGDMKADELRSKIEGIRLRLQLWHKRCLTCRAPSSVIAHNDHMVVGLENEVTMMIERLMDKDPQPDVIPIVGPGGVGKTTLARRVYNHPTTVENFPCRAWIYAYNVHEFSITKLLQEIINQVSHSPPPTTDTAAVDQDNDHDGEEMILRDLANQIYKHLKTCDRYLLVFDDVWRTQFWDDINMIFPDNKNGGGGRIIFTTRYDEVASYAMPRRRPFYLQPPLNKEESWALFSERVASSSRDEANMESQSQSHSNQLEPDHHPWKEWVDECGGLPLAIVELAAEHQRFISSAAAVDKEEDDHWDKRFPKGIWELMYENLPHHLKPCLLYLGVLNSCCSNIFKELLIAEGFVEQPRTTKIRSEKTVADVEEEVENYAEKYLNELIDRNLVEVVSKRWDGGIKDIAISKRLQLMNFCRFKAREENFLEIAEFEIIPWEANRISVRGWYGKYFEFISQGNSPMKARSFLMLEDSNFPSERNFDGNDWSPLLQNTSLRVLDFGVEFNHTIPREIDRQIHLRYLRINYQGSITLPPSICNLWNLQFLRLKNNNPRSEIPLERFWRMRQLRHLLCSDELRLSQPPDDGNDRRLVFYNLRSLKYVSAYCCTKNLLSSMPNLVRLAVGGDIKQTHIDEISNSLPLLKHLQKLVLRGGEAMRNDTISLLRWDDFRPNITCLSFKRTRLVGDPMRILGKLPNLQVLKLAFNAVDGDVLDIGVTTDDGDVWFRQLKCLKLEQLKIRRWNLSVGAMPGLEILVIRNCTSLQGLPSEALQEIQSLQQMEIHHYVDPAVETAAVAIQECVGKDHLQLRLMKKPDDLNVGQRVN is encoded by the coding sequence atgggatacATTGAAATGGCTTCTCTCCTGAACAAATTGACTGAGAAGCTGTTACAAGAAGCAGATTTGTTTCATGAAGTGAAGGATCGAGTCTGGTCCCTTCTTTGCATGCTAAAGAGGTTAAGGCCTTTTGTAATGGAAGTCCACAGAGAGCAAAGCTCAAAAATGGAGGAATTAATGAGAGAATTCGTAGAATTAGTCCATGAGGCTGACGATGCTATCGATTCATATGTCACCATAAAAGCTATTAGACGAATGGAAAACATCTACGCCAGCGAGAAGGATAGAGACGGCGATATGAAGGCTGATGAACTGAGAAGTAAAATTGAGGGCATCAGGTTGAGGCTCCAGTTATGGCACAAGCGTTGCCTTACTTGCAGGGCTCCCTCGTCAGTGATTGCGCACAATGATCACATGGTAGTAGGCCTTGAAAATGAAGTAACAATGATGATTGAGCGGCTTATGGATAAGGATCCTCAACCTGATGTCATTCCGATCGTTGGTCCCGGAGGTGTTGGTAAAACAACACTGGCTCGCAGAGTTTATAATCACCCAACCACAGTGGAGAACTTCCCCTGCCGCGCATGGATTTATGCATATAATGTTCACGAGTTTTCCATCACAAAGTTATTGCAAGAAATCATCAATCAGGTAAGTCATTCTCCTCCTCCTACTACGGATACAGCTGCAGTAGATCAAGACAACGATCACGATGGAGAAGAGATGATCCTCAGGGATTTGGCCAATCAAATTTACAAGCATCTGAAAACCTGTGACAGGTATCTCCTTGTTTTCGATGATGTTTGGAGAACCCAATTCTGGGATGACATTAATATGATCTTCCCCGACAATAAAAATGGAGGTGGAGGTAGGATAATTTTCACTACTCGCTACGATGAAGTGGCCTCGTACGCAATGCCAAGAAGGCGTCCCTTTTATCTGCAACCACCCTTGAACAAGGAAGAGAGTTGGGCGCTTTTCTCGGAGAGGGTAGCGTCCAGCTCCAGAGACGAAGCTAATATggaatcccaatcccaatcccattcGAATCAACTGGAGCCGGATCATCATCCATGGAAAGAATGGGTAGATGAATGTGGTGGGCTACCACTTGCAATTGTTGAATTAGCAGCAGAACATCAACGCTTTATATCGTCAGCGGCGGCGGTTGATAAGGAAGAGGATGACCATTGGGACAAAAGATTTCCAAAGGGAATTTGGGAATTGATGTATGAAAATTTACCACATCACCTGAAACCGTGTCTTCTCTATCTGGGGGTTCTCAATTCGTGTTGCTCCAACATATTTAAGGAATTGTTAATTGCAGAGGGCTTTGTGGAACAACCAAGGACGACCAAGATTCGAAGTGAAAAGACAGTAGCCGACGTAGAAGAGGAAGTGGAAAACTATGCAGAAAAATACCTGAATGAGCTTATTGATCGAAACCTGGTTGAAGTCGTAAGTAAGCGTTGGGATGGGGGTATCAAAGATATTGCCATTTCCAAGCGGTTGCAGTTGATGAATTTCTGTAGATTTAAGgccagagaagaaaattttctagAGATTGCAGAATTTGAGATTATTCCATGGGAAGCAAACCGAATTTCCGTACGAGGATGGTACGGGAAATACTTTGAATTCATCAGTCAAGGTAATTCGCCGATGAAAGCTCGCTCTTTTCTGATGTTGGAGGATTCAAATTTTCCATCAGAAAgaaattttgatggaaatgattGGAGTCCTCTGCTTCAAAATACTTCACTTAGGGTGTTGGATTTCGGTGTGGAATTTAACCATACAATTCCAAGGGAAATTGACAGGCAAATTCATCTAAGATACCTGAGAATTAATTACCAAGGAAGTATAACACTTCCACCATCCATATGCAATCTGTGGAATCTACAGTTTCTCCGATTAAAGAATAACAATCCCAGGTCAGAAATCCCGCTGGAAAGATTTTGGAGAATGAGACAATTAAGGCATCTATTGTGTAGTGATGAGCTTCGTCTCTCCCAACCACCTGATGATGGCAATGACAGGCGTTTAGTGTTTTACAATCTCCGGAGCCTAAAGTATGTGTCTGCTTATTGTTGTACCAAGAATTTACTCTCAAGTATGCCCAATTTGGTTAGACTGGCTGTGGGAGGTGACATAAAACAGACCCACATTGATGAAATATCCAATAGTCTTCCCCTGTTGAAGCACCTTCAGAAACTAGTGTTGCGAGGTGGTGAAGCCATGAGGAATGACACCATATCTCTTCTCAGGTGGGACGATTTCCGGCCAAACATCACTTGCCTCTCCTTCAAGCGCACCCGACTAGTGGGAGACCCAATGCGTATACTGGGGAAGCTACCCAACCTTCAGGTCCTCAAGTTAGCATTCAACGCCGTCGATGGAGATGTTTTAGACATCGGTGTTACTACTGATGATGGCGATGTGTGGTTTCGTCAGCTCAAGTGTTTGAAACTTGAACAATTGAAGATAAGGAGGTGGAATCTGTCAGTGGGAGCAATGCCTGGTCTTGAAATACTAGTTATTAGAAATTGTACTTCTCTCCAGGGTCTCCCATCAGAAGCTCTGCAGGAAATCCAGAGTTTGCAGCAGATGGAAATACACCATTACGTTGATCCAGCAGTGGAAACAGCCGCAGTAGCTATTCAGGAATGTGTCGGGAAGGATCATCTTCAGCTCCGCTTAATGAAAAAACCGGATGACTTGAATGTTGGTCAGCGAGTAAATTAA